A genomic segment from Sparus aurata chromosome 20, fSpaAur1.1, whole genome shotgun sequence encodes:
- the LOC115570847 gene encoding WAP, Kazal, immunoglobulin, Kunitz and NTR domain-containing protein 2-like, with translation MWWMLFPRWIWFLACVTVWMEHQVGVMPHITYSHAGICPNDMNPNLWVDAMSTCTRECESDQECESLEKCCQNVCGNRSCVAARYMDRTKGTVGMPKEATCTSFMCPQQGSECDIWDGQPVCKCRDRCEREPHFTCASDGMTYYNKCYMDAEACSKGITLSVVTCRFHLTWPNTSPSLPQATTLRPTTAPLQATIPPPTEPQPPVVISSPAHQTINVGDTASFLCDVAGRPRPEITWEKQLPDGVERVVMRPNHVQGNMVVTNIGQLVIYNAQPHDSGVYTCTAQNPSGSVQANHPLIVLLTEPPKTPKPKNVTLCLPEECVKPPDNPEDCGSELERVSWYYEPKTNNCFSFTHCHSNNQQPRKVFDTYEECMQCCGPELSGPCGLPSLQGPCKAYEPRWAYSSSLRQCQSFIYGGCEGNDNNFESKEACEEMCPYPKNHHCKACKPRGKMVTSFCRSDFVILGRMTELTEEKDSGHALVTVEEILKDEKMGLRFFGKEPLEVTFLNMDWNCPCPNITGAAAEGQVIIMGNANDGMAVLQPESYVGASSPRRVRKLREVISKNTCDILKAITNSPQ, from the exons ATGTGGTGGATGCTGTTTCCACGGTGGATCTGGTTCCTGGCGTGTGTGACAGTGTGGATGGAGCACCAGGTCGGAGTTATGCCTCATATCACCTATTCACACGCCGGGATCTGCCCCAATGACATGAACCCCAACCTGTGGGTGGATGCAATGAGCACCTGCACCAGAGAGTGTGAATCTGATCAG GAGTGTGAGTCGTTAGAGAAGTGTTGCCAGAATGTTTGTGGGAACCGGAGTTGTGTGGCAGCCCGTTACATGGACAGGACCAAAGGTACGGTGGGAATGCCCAAGGAGGCCACCTGCACCAGTTTCATGTGCCCTCAGCAGGGGTCCGAGTGCGACATCTGGGACGGCCAGCCGGTGTGCAAGTGCCGGGACCGCTGTGAGAGGGAGCCGCACTTCACCTGCGCCTCTGACGGCATGACCTACTACAACAAGTGCTACATGGACGCAGAGGCGTGCTCCAAGGGCATCACCCTGTCTGTTGTCACCTGCCGCTTCCACCTCACCTGGCCCAACACCAGCCCTTCACTGCCCCAGGCGACCACTCTCCGTCCTACCACTGCTCCCCTGCAGGCAACTATCCCACCTCCCACTGAGCCTCAGCCTCCCGTTGTGATCAGCAGCCCTGCTCACCAGACCATAAATGTGGGTGACACAGCCAGCTTCCTGTGCGATGTGGCGGGTCGACCCCGGCCCGAGATCACCTGGGAGAAGCAGCTACCAGATGGGGTGGAGAGGGTCGTCATGAGGCCTAATCACGTGCAAGGAAATATGGTGGTTACTAACATTGGTCAGCTGGTGATCTACAACGCCCAGCCGCATGATTCAGGTGTCTACACCTGCACGGCTCAGAACCCATCCGGCTCAGTGCAGGCCAACCACCCGCTCATTGTGCTGCTCACAGAGCCACCCAAGACCCCCAAGCCCAAGAATGTGACTCTCTGCCTACCTGAAGAGTGTGTGAAACCCCCCGATAACCCAGAGGATTGTGGGAGCGAGCTGGAGAGGGTCAGCTGGTACTATGAGCCCAAGACCAACAACTGCTTTTCCTTCACCCACTGCCACAGCAACAACCAGCAGCCCAGGAAGGTGTTCGACACGTATGAGGAGTGTATGCAGTGCTGTGGTCCGGAGCTGTCGGGCCCCTGCGGGCTCCCCAGCCTGCAGGGCCCTTGTAAGGCGTACGAGCCACGCTGGGCTTACAGCAGCAGCCTGCGGCAGTGTCAGTCCTTCATCTATGGAGGATGTGAGGGCAATGACAACAACTTTGAATCCAAAGAAGCCTGTGAGGAGATGTGCCCCTACCCCAAAAACCACCACTGCAAGGCCTGCAAGCCCAGAGGCAAGATGGTGACGAGCTTCTGCCGGAGCGACTTCGTCATCCTGGGTCGCATGACGGAGCTGACGGAGGAGAAGGACTCAGGCCATGCCCTTGTAACTGTGGAAGAGATCCTCAAGGATGAGAAGATGGGTTTACGTTTCTTTGGCAAGGAGCCTCTCGAGGTCACCTTCCTCAACATGGACTGGAACTGCCCGTGCCCAAACATCACAGGCGCGGCCGCTGAGGGACAGGTCATCATCATGGGCAATGCAAATGATGGGATGGCTGTCCTTCAGCCGGAGAGCTACGTGGGTGCCTCCAGCCCTCGCAGAGTACGGAAACTGAGAGAGGTCATCTCAAAGAACACATGTGATATTCTCAAAGCGATCACCAACAGCCCTcaatag